Proteins found in one Miscanthus floridulus cultivar M001 chromosome 4, ASM1932011v1, whole genome shotgun sequence genomic segment:
- the LOC136552087 gene encoding peroxidase 55-like, with protein MEKWRRRRHLLLAAAAVVLVAAITLPSTEAKLSPDYYRSTCPDVEAIVRAVVAKKVNETFVTVPATLRLFFHDCFVEGCDASVIIASRDNDAEKDAPDNVSLAGDGFDTVVRAKAEVEKKCPGVVSCADILAIAARDVVTMSSGPHWTVQLGRLDGLVSKAGNVAGKLPGPNMRVKDLAAMFAKHNLSTLDMVALSGAHTVGFAHCTRFTDRLYHHGGNGASVDPSYNPAYARQLIDACPPDVGADIAVDMDPITPTAFDNAYYANLAGGLGLFTSDQALYSDGASRPVVRGFAKNQTRFFEAFKDAMVKLGSVGVKAGRHGEIRRDCTAFNE; from the exons ATGGAGAAATGGAGAAGACGCAGGCACTTGCTGCTTGCTGCTGCAGCCGTGGTCCTGGTGGCAGCAATAACGCTGCCGTCCACGGAAGCAAAGCTGTCCCCGGACTACTACCGGTCGACGTGCCCGGACGTCGAGGCGATCGTGCGGGCAGTGGTGGCCAAGAAGGTCAATGAGACCTTCGTCACGGTCCCGGCCACGCTCAGACTcttcttccacgactgcttcgtcgAG GGGTGTGATGCGTCGGTCATCATCGCGTCCCGCGACAACGACGCCGAGAAGGACGCGCCCGACAACGTATCCCTCGCCGGCGACGGCTTCGACACCGTGGTGCGCGCCAAGGCCGAGGTTGAGAAGAAGTGCCCCGGCGTAGTCTCCTGCGCCGATATCCTCGCCATCGCCGCCAGGGACGTCGTCACCATG TCGTCTGGCCCCCACTGGACCGTCCAGCTTGGGCGGCTTGACGGGCTCGTCTCCAAGGCCGGCAACGTCGCGGGCAAGTTGCCGGGACCCAACATGCGCGTCAAGGACCTCGCCGCCATGTTCGCCAAGCACAACCTCAGCACGCTGGACATGGTCGCGCTCTCGGGCGCGCACACCGTCGGGTTCGCGCACTGCACCCGCTTCACGGACCGCCTCTACCACCACGGCGGCAATGGCGCGTCGGTGGACCCGTCGTACAACCCGGCGTACGCGCGGCAGCTCATAGACGCCTGCCCGCCGGACGTCGGCGCGGACATCGCCGTCGATATGGACCCAATCACACCGACCGCCTTCGACAACGCCTACTACGCCAACCTCGCCGGCGGCCTGGGCCTGTTCACCTCCGACCAGGCGCTGTACAGCGACGGCGCGTCGCGGCCGGTGGTGAGGGGCTTCGCTAAGAACCAGACGCGCTTCTTCGAGGCGTTCAAGGACGCCATGGTCAAGCTGGGCAGTGTTGGGGTGAAGGCCGGCAGGCACGGGGAGATCAGGAGAGACTGCACCGCATTCAACGAGTAG